The proteins below are encoded in one region of Gemmatimonadota bacterium:
- a CDS encoding integron integrase: MVPRSHRGVLCAAQFAPLACHAVQFAPEALLAPDRGGLSGLGRSVRPLSSVAASPGAWGGGGARVPRPSPEARQLSASSVNQALAALLFLYGQVLRQPLEALGALPRAKQPERLPVVLTQEEVRRVLAELDGVARLIGVVLYGSGMRLTECLTLRVKDLDLERGEFRIRRGKGAKDRVTVMPRAVRGAIGEQIRRVAALHRGDCVEGADGGWVMLPEALDRKYPGAGRSLAWQWLFPASRRYRDAASGHWVRHHWHESAMQRAMTAAVRRSGITKRASCHTMRHSFATHLLESGADIRTVQELLGHRSVTTTMIYTHVLNRGGLGVTSPADGGGLGDLLGGLAV, translated from the coding sequence ATGGTTCCGCGTTCTCATCGCGGAGTTCTCTGTGCAGCACAATTCGCCCCTCTTGCGTGCCATGCAGTCCAATTTGCGCCTGAGGCACTTCTCGCCCCGGACCGAGGAGGTCTATCTGGCCTGGGTCGTTCGGTACGTCCGCTTTCATCGGTTGCGGCATCCCCGGGAGCTTGGGGCGGCGGAGGTGCGCGCGTTCCTAGGCCATCTCCCGAGGCGCGGCAGTTGTCGGCGAGCAGCGTCAACCAGGCGTTGGCGGCGTTGCTCTTTCTGTATGGCCAGGTGTTGCGCCAGCCATTGGAGGCGTTGGGGGCGTTGCCGAGGGCGAAGCAGCCGGAGCGGTTGCCGGTGGTGTTGACGCAGGAAGAGGTGCGGCGGGTATTGGCGGAGCTGGACGGGGTGGCTCGGCTGATCGGCGTGGTGCTGTACGGGAGCGGGATGCGGCTGACGGAGTGCCTGACGTTGCGGGTGAAGGACCTCGACCTGGAGCGTGGGGAGTTCCGGATCCGGCGGGGGAAGGGGGCGAAGGATCGGGTGACGGTGATGCCGAGGGCGGTGCGCGGGGCGATCGGGGAGCAGATTCGGCGGGTGGCGGCGCTGCACCGCGGGGACTGTGTCGAGGGGGCGGATGGGGGGTGGGTCATGTTGCCGGAGGCGCTGGACCGGAAGTACCCGGGGGCTGGGAGGAGCCTGGCGTGGCAGTGGCTCTTTCCGGCGAGTCGGCGCTACCGGGACGCAGCCAGTGGCCACTGGGTGCGGCATCATTGGCATGAGTCGGCGATGCAGCGGGCGATGACGGCGGCGGTTCGGCGGAGCGGGATCACGAAGCGGGCGAGTTGCCACACAATGCGACATTCGTTTGCAACACATCTCCTCGAGAGCGGGGCGGATATCCGGACGGTGCAGGAGCTGCTCGGGCATCGGAGTGTGACGACGACGATGATCTATACCCACGTGCTGAACCGGGGCGGGTTGGGGGTGACGAGCCCGGCGGACGGTGGCGGTCTTGGCGACCTACTCGGCGGTTTGGCGGTTTAG
- a CDS encoding HPF/RaiA family ribosome-associated protein, which translates to MLVQFNSDRHITATAALTEHSESSVRGALGAFADQITRVEIHVSDENGADKRGLNDKSCRIEARLSGRPPIAVHAVADSVAKSVDGAAEKLRHAIASIVGRDNQH; encoded by the coding sequence ATGCTCGTCCAGTTCAACAGCGATCGTCACATCACCGCCACCGCCGCCCTCACCGAACACTCCGAAAGCTCCGTCCGCGGCGCCCTCGGCGCGTTCGCAGATCAGATCACCCGCGTTGAGATTCATGTGAGCGACGAAAACGGCGCCGACAAGCGCGGCCTCAACGACAAGAGCTGCCGGATCGAGGCACGGCTCAGCGGCCGCCCGCCGATCGCCGTGCACGCCGTCGCCGACAGCGTGGCGAAGAGCGTCGATGGCGCCGCCGAGAAGTTGCGTCACGCCATCGCGAGCATCGTCGGGCGCGACAACCAGCACTGA
- a CDS encoding dienelactone hydrolase: MLATTPRHLATALLLVAAPLTAQHYDPLALPAAKLAPPIDLTMRDAARQRDIPIRVFLPATAAAAPVVLFSHGLGGSRENAAYLGEHWAARGYVVVAMQHIGSDESVWKGVRPVQAIAAMKRAASAENLMLRLADVPAVIDQLARWQTTRGHPLAGRLDLTHVGMSGHSFGAVTTQGVSGQSMPGRGTQFTDARIDAALILSPSAPRAGSAAQAFGKVALPWLLMTGTEDTSPIGDIDVADRLAVYPALPPGSKYELVLDGAQHSAFGDVQGMRTAKRNPNHHRVILGLSTAFWDAYLKNDTAARAWLDGDGPRTVLQAKDKWQHKP; encoded by the coding sequence ATGCTCGCCACCACTCCGCGCCATCTGGCAACCGCCCTCCTCCTCGTCGCTGCGCCGCTCACCGCGCAGCACTACGATCCGCTCGCGCTGCCGGCCGCGAAGCTCGCACCACCGATCGACCTCACGATGCGCGACGCCGCGCGGCAACGCGACATCCCGATTCGCGTCTTCCTCCCGGCCACCGCCGCCGCTGCCCCCGTCGTCCTCTTCTCGCACGGACTCGGCGGCTCCCGCGAGAACGCCGCCTACCTCGGCGAACACTGGGCCGCGCGCGGCTACGTCGTCGTCGCGATGCAGCATATCGGCAGCGATGAGTCGGTGTGGAAGGGCGTGCGCCCGGTGCAGGCCATCGCCGCGATGAAGCGGGCAGCATCCGCCGAGAACCTGATGCTCCGCCTCGCCGACGTGCCGGCCGTCATCGATCAGCTCGCGCGCTGGCAGACCACGCGCGGCCACCCACTCGCCGGGCGGCTCGACCTGACGCACGTGGGCATGTCGGGGCATTCGTTCGGCGCCGTCACCACACAGGGCGTCAGCGGCCAGTCGATGCCAGGACGCGGGACGCAGTTCACCGACGCGCGCATCGACGCGGCCTTGATCCTCTCGCCGAGCGCACCTCGTGCCGGGAGCGCCGCGCAGGCGTTCGGGAAGGTCGCGCTGCCGTGGCTGTTGATGACCGGCACGGAAGACACCTCGCCGATCGGCGACATCGACGTGGCCGACCGACTCGCCGTCTATCCCGCCCTCCCGCCCGGATCGAAGTACGAACTCGTCCTCGATGGCGCGCAGCACTCCGCCTTCGGCGATGTACAGGGGATGCGCACCGCCAAGCGGAATCCCAACCACCACCGCGTCATCCTCGGGCTCTCGACGGCGTTCTGGGACGCGTACCTCAAGAACGACACGGCCGCCCGCGCGTGGCTCGACGGCGACGGCCCCCGCACCGTCCTCCAAGCGAAGGACAAATGGCAACACAAACCGTAG